The Musa acuminata AAA Group cultivar baxijiao chromosome BXJ1-3, Cavendish_Baxijiao_AAA, whole genome shotgun sequence genome window below encodes:
- the LOC135614603 gene encoding REF/SRPP-like protein OsI_017815 isoform X2, with translation MADPVTESPQIEEAIEQERLRYLEFVHAAAIHAVLCAARLYVYAKESAGPLRPGVQTVEGTVKTVVGPVYDKIHGVPFELLKFVDRKVEVTVQELDRRVPSVVKEASSAARSAAGEVQRAGLVGSAAGLVRSVYAKYEPAAKELYAKYEPAAEQAAASAWRSLNRLPLVPQVAQVVVPTAAHLSEKYNQAVSSSAEKGYAVSAYLPLVPTERMARVFGDNVATAAH, from the exons ATGGCCGATCCCGTCACCGAATCTCCTCAGATC GAGGAAGCGATAGAGCAGGAGAGGCTAAGGTACCTTGAGTTCGTGCACGCGGCGGCGATCCACGCGGTGCTGTGCGCGGCGCGGCTGTACGTATACGCGAAGGAGAGCGCCGGGCCGCTGAGGCCCGGCGTGCAGACCGTTGAGGGCACCGTGAAGACCGTCGTCGGCCCCGTCTACGATAAGATCCACGGCGTCCCCTTCGAGCTCCTCAAGTTCGTCGACCGAAAG GTGGAAGTTACCGTGCAGGAGCTGGATCGTCGCGTCCCATCGGTAGTGAAGGAGGCCTCGTCGGCGGCCCGGTCCGCGGCGGGCGAGGTCCAGCGGGCCGGACTGGTCGGATCTGCCGCCGGCCTGGTCCGCTCCGTCTACGCCAAGTACGAGCCGGCGGCCAAGGAGCTGTATGCCAAGTACGAGCCGGCAGCGGAGCAGGCCGCGGCCTCGGCCTGGCGCTCGCTGAACCGCCTCCCCCTGGTCCCCCAGGTGGCCCAGGTCGTCGTCCCCACCGCTGCCCACCTCTCCGAGAAGTACAACCAAGCCGTCTCCTCCTCCGCCGAGAAGGGCTACGCCGTCTCCGCCTACCTCCCCCTCGTCCCCACGGAGAGGATGGCACGCGTCTTCGGCGACAATGTCGCTACTGCCGCACACTGA
- the LOC135614603 gene encoding REF/SRPP-like protein OsI_017815 isoform X1 encodes MADPVTESPQIAQEEAIEQERLRYLEFVHAAAIHAVLCAARLYVYAKESAGPLRPGVQTVEGTVKTVVGPVYDKIHGVPFELLKFVDRKVEVTVQELDRRVPSVVKEASSAARSAAGEVQRAGLVGSAAGLVRSVYAKYEPAAKELYAKYEPAAEQAAASAWRSLNRLPLVPQVAQVVVPTAAHLSEKYNQAVSSSAEKGYAVSAYLPLVPTERMARVFGDNVATAAH; translated from the exons ATGGCCGATCCCGTCACCGAATCTCCTCAGATC GCTCAGGAGGAAGCGATAGAGCAGGAGAGGCTAAGGTACCTTGAGTTCGTGCACGCGGCGGCGATCCACGCGGTGCTGTGCGCGGCGCGGCTGTACGTATACGCGAAGGAGAGCGCCGGGCCGCTGAGGCCCGGCGTGCAGACCGTTGAGGGCACCGTGAAGACCGTCGTCGGCCCCGTCTACGATAAGATCCACGGCGTCCCCTTCGAGCTCCTCAAGTTCGTCGACCGAAAG GTGGAAGTTACCGTGCAGGAGCTGGATCGTCGCGTCCCATCGGTAGTGAAGGAGGCCTCGTCGGCGGCCCGGTCCGCGGCGGGCGAGGTCCAGCGGGCCGGACTGGTCGGATCTGCCGCCGGCCTGGTCCGCTCCGTCTACGCCAAGTACGAGCCGGCGGCCAAGGAGCTGTATGCCAAGTACGAGCCGGCAGCGGAGCAGGCCGCGGCCTCGGCCTGGCGCTCGCTGAACCGCCTCCCCCTGGTCCCCCAGGTGGCCCAGGTCGTCGTCCCCACCGCTGCCCACCTCTCCGAGAAGTACAACCAAGCCGTCTCCTCCTCCGCCGAGAAGGGCTACGCCGTCTCCGCCTACCTCCCCCTCGTCCCCACGGAGAGGATGGCACGCGTCTTCGGCGACAATGTCGCTACTGCCGCACACTGA
- the LOC135614613 gene encoding small ribosomal subunit protein eS4x-like, which translates to MARGLKKHLKRLNAPKHWMLDKLGGAFAPKPSSGPHKARECLPLILILRNKLKYALTYREVIAILMQRHVMIDGKVRTDKTYPAGFMDVVSIPKTNENFRLLYDTKGRFRLHSVRDEEAKFKLCKVRSVQFGQKGIPYLNTYDGRTIRYPDPLIKANDTIKLDLETNKIVDFIKFDVGNVVMVTGGRNTGRVGVIKNREKHKGSFETIHIQDSTGHEFATRLGNVFTIGKGTKPWVSLPKGKGIKLSIIEEARKRLAAAGAAATT; encoded by the exons ATG GCTAGAGGATTGAAGAAACATCTGAAGAGGCTCAATGCCCCAAAACACTGGATGTTAGACAAGCTTGGTGGTGCCTTT GCCCCCAAGCCATCATCTGGTCCTCACAAAGCAAGAGAATGTTTGCCCTTAATTCTTATTTTGAGAAACAAACTGAAATATGCTCTTACATATCGGGAAGTGATTGCAATTTTGATGCAACGTCATGTTATGATCGATGGAAAGGTCAGGACTGACAAGACCTACCCTGCTGGATTTATGG ATGTTGTTTCGATTCCTAAGACAAACGAGAATTTCCGACTCCTTTACGACACTAAAGGACGGTTTCGTCTCCATTCAGTCAGGGATGAAGAGGCTAAG TTCAAGCTCTGCAAAGTACGTTCAGTTCAATTTGGGCAAAAGGGAATTCCTTATCTGAACACATATGATGGTCGTACCATTCGCTACCCCGACCCTCTTATCAAGGCAAATGATACCATCAAGCTTGATCTGGAGACCAACAAAATTGTGGACTTCATCAAGTTCGATGTTGGGAACGTTGTCATGGTGACAGGGGGAAGAAACACTGGTCGTGTTGGGGTGATCAAGAACAGGGAGAAGCACAAGGGGAGCTTCGAGACCATTCACATCCAGGACTCGACCGGCCATGAGTTTGCAACTCGCCTTGGGAATGTCTTCACCATCGGCAAGGGGACCAAGCCCTGGGTCTCTCTCCCCAAAGGCAAGGGTATCAAGCTCAGCATTATCGAGGAGGCAAGGAAACGCTTAGCTGCTGCTGGTGCAGCTGCCACAACTTAG
- the LOC135636311 gene encoding uncharacterized protein LOC135636311 gives MAMAAKDMEGVLRRDRCVALPTPPHGGASIGDTPHGDVPRPLEKTIPNYLKPTICSSHCTSCHYPKNQQQCSQPSTVPTAAAAASSGKRLLSKPPMQKACPAPRAARTPPLSSEHKPAICKDPGSEKASKPRSLPKATTKAKPVDVQDHAKVAEAGALRSTLPKNRKVEDGPIKGSEATAEPADVVDASKKPRTRARSMSMSSIDLAAGPRKLNLQGGKKTAGNESKATTAEGAVSKRQEAKIGKESPPAKNAVKEEAASKLAARRNKVKALVGAFETAMSLHETEKQPSTQQHEEVAEPVKSRSAAADDGRGLQETKMTPEEKGQNQEEEEEEEDTAGGRREVGEESKNGPSEEEEEEDNGREGVDSLETRH, from the coding sequence ATGGCGATGGCTGCCAAAGACATGGAAGGCGTCCTCCGCAGAGACCGGTGCGTCGCATTGCCTACTCCTCCGCATGGGGGTGCATCGATAGGAGACACGCCTCACGGCGACGTCCCCAGGCCGCTGGAGAAGACGATTCCGAACTACCTCAAGCCAACGATATGCTCCAGCCATTGCACCAGCTGCCACTATCCCAAGAACCAGCAACAATGCTCCCAGCCTTCCACGGTGccgaccgccgccgccgccgcttcctcCGGCAAACGCCTTCTTTCTAAACCACCCATGCAGAAAGCTTGTCCCGCGCCGAGAGCAGCAAGAACTCCTCCACTGTCATCTGAACATAAACCGGCCATTTGTAAGGACCCGGGCTCGGAGAAGGCGTCGAAGCCCAGAAGCCTCCCTAAGGCGACAACGAAAGCCAAGCCTGTGGACGTACAAGATCATGCGAAGGTCGCGGAAGCTGGAGCTCTACGGTCGACGTTGCCGAAGAACAGAAAGGTAGAAGACGGACCGATCAAGGGCTCGGAGGCGACCGCGGAGCCCGCGGACGTGGTTGACGCTTCCAAGAAGCCGAGGACACGAGCGAGGTCGATGTCCATGAGCTCCATCGATTTGGCTGCAGGTCCGAGAAAGCTGAACCTTCAAGGAGGGAAGAAGACAGCCGGCAACGAATCGAAGGCGACAACGGCCGAGGGTGCGGTGTCGAAGAGGCAGGAGGCAAAGATAGGGAAGGAGTCGCCGCCCGCCAAGAACGCCGTAAAAGAGGAGGCGGCGAGCAAGTTGGCGGCGCGGAGGAACAAGGTGAAAGCGCTGGTGGGGGCCTTCGAGACCGCCATGTCGCTGCACGAGACGGAGAAGCAACCAAGTACTCAACAGCACGAGGAGGTGGCAGAGCCGGTGAAGAGCAGAAGCGCGGCCGCCGATGACGGTCGAGGGCTGCAGGAAACGAAGATGACGCCCGAGGAAAAAGGTCAAAaccaagaggaagaggaggaggaggaggacacagcAGGAGGTCGACGCGAGGTGGGAGAGGAGTCAAAGAATGGGCCatcggaagaggaagaagaggaggataacGGGAGGGAAGGGGTTGACTCATTGGAAACCCGACACTAG
- the LOC103977263 gene encoding uncharacterized protein LOC103977263, whose amino-acid sequence MVGAGERTTAGHRSESRWNQATEAKGNTAPTGEREREGEMAWWNKKVVFPVKRALVAVAARVKARKHGDGISKLHDDVQTCGYQDVQVMWEMLRRSETELPKQRKRRFWRPSASSRRTTSCDSMERASSSPR is encoded by the exons ATGGTGGGCGCGGGCGAGAGGACGACCGCTG GGCACCGGTCTGAATCCAGGTGGAACCAAGCCACCGAGGCAAAGGGTAACACAGCTCccacgggagagagagagagagaaggcgagATGGCTTGGTGGAACAAGAAGGTGGTGTTCCCGGTGAAGCGCGCGCTGGTAGCAGTCGCCGCAAGGGTCAAGGCTCGGAAGCACG GTGATGGGATCAGTAAACTCCACGACGACGTCCAAACGTGTGGATACCAAGATGTGCAGGTGATGTGGGAGATGCTGAGGAGATCGGAGACGGAGCTTCCCAAGCAGCGGAAGCGGCGGTTCTGGCGGCCGTCAGCCTCATCGCGACGAACGACATCGTGTGATTCGATGGAGCGGGCATCATCATCACCGCGATAG